A genomic region of Papaver somniferum cultivar HN1 chromosome 7, ASM357369v1, whole genome shotgun sequence contains the following coding sequences:
- the LOC113293894 gene encoding G-type lectin S-receptor-like serine/threonine-protein kinase LECRK4 has translation MPTILRLLLLLIFLVLPIYSIAQTYRNVIPGWSLTSGFDNSTWTSQNGDFAFGFRPIADNNSFVLAIWYAKIPDQTVVWFATDGTEYNGDIQIPKGSKVELTIAGKLILSDHQGKQIWSAGDNLSGATYAAMLDNGNFVLGSKSSAGYLWESFNHPTDTILPSQVLDRKRLNNKLYSSASDTTYSKGRFRLRIPDDNNLVLYPVAFPSLTENKYPPYYNLSSLSKSKPDIKQFVFNESGQIYIVSNNGSIVNLVQWGTLAPATNVYYRATLDFNGVFTQYSHPKNTDAPGQFWSIVRYIPDNICMSFNDRLGSGVCGYNSYCQLTSEGRPICQCPPEFDFIDPENIFGGCTPNFDLQRCRGEDTRKPNELFELRTLRNVDWTTSDYESLESYNEQDCRSSCLSDCLCAVALFREGTCWKKKLPLPNGRLDVSVNGNALIKIRKDKGSSSEKDPNSKYCKHGNKNRSTIILVGSLLGSSVFFNIIFLAVIFVVLLFVNKTLRKKTHKTSVLRSNLHSFTYEELEEATDGFSEELGRGAFGIVYKGFTEEMGSIAVKKLDKVFHQGEKEFKSEVNTIGQTHHKNLVRLLGFCDEGQHRLLVYEFMSNGSLADLLFGITKPDWNRRVQFAFGISRGLMYLHEECSTQIIHCDIKPQNILLDDSFTARISDFGLAKLLITSQTRGSTGIRGTRGYVAPEWFRNTPVSSKVDVYSYGVMLLEIICCRKGVVPELVEEEIKAILTDWAYDCYSQGKLEDLVENDEEVMNDMRRFERLVMIAIWCIQDEPSLRPSMKKVTQMLEGVLEVSAPPCPYQFKEYVGNSSVCNDV, from the coding sequence ATGCCTACTATTCTTCGTCTCCTTCTTCTACTCATATTTCTTGTTTTACCAATATACTCCATTGCTCAAACCTACAGAAACGTGATTCCAGGCTGGTCTCTAACGTCCGGTTTTGACAACAGCACATGGACATCACAAAATGGCGACTTTGCGTTTGGCTTCCGTCCGATTGCAGACAACAATAGCTTCGTACTAGCAATCTGGTATGCCAAAATACCTGATCAAACAGTTGTTTGGTTTGCAACTGATGGCACTGAGTACAATGGAGATATACAAATCCCAAAAGGATCGAAAGTTGAGCTAACTATTGCTGGTAAACTAATTCTTAGCGATCATCAAGGAAAACAAATATGGTCCGCCGGAGATAACCTAAGCGGGGCTACTTATGCCGCCATGCTTGATAATGGGAATTTCGTTCTGGGTAGTAAGAGTTCTGCTGGTTATTTGTGGGAGAGCTTTAATCATCCTACGGATACTATATTACCTTCCCAGGTCTTGGATAGGAAAAGATTGAATAATAAGCTTTACTCAAGTGCCAGCGATACTACATACTCAAAAGGAAGGTTTAGGCTCCGAATCCCCGACGATAATAATTTGGTCCTCTACCCAGTGGCATTTCCGAGTCTGACGGAAAACAAGTACCCGCCATATTATAATTTATCTTCATTATCTAAGAGTAAACCTGATATCAAGCAGTTCGTTTTCAATGAGTCGGGCCAAATTTACATTGTCAGCAACAATGGTAGCATCGTAAATCTCGTTCAGTGGGGCACTCTCGCCCCAGCCACCAATGTCTATTACAGAGCCACACTCGATTTCAATGGAGTTTTCACACAGTATTCTCATCCAAAGAACACTGATGCTCCTGGGCAGTTCTGGAGCATAGTGCGATACATACCAGATAACATTTGTATGAGTTTCAATGATAGACTGGGTAGTGGTGTTTGTGGATATAACAGCTATTGCCAACTCACTTCGGAGGGAAGGCCTATTTGTCAGTGCCCGCCTGAGTTTGATTTCATTGATCCAGAGAACATATTTGGTGGTTGCACACCAAATTTTGATTTACAAAGATGCCGCGGAGAGGACACGAGGAAGCCAAACGAATTATTCGAGTTGCGGACCTTGAGAAATGTAGATTGGACGACGTCCGATTATGAAAGTTTGGAGAGTTACAATGAACAGGATTGTAGAAGCTCATGCCTGAGTGATTGTCTCTGTGCGGTTGCTTTATTTAGAGAGGGAACTTGTTGGAAGAAGAAGCTGCCACTCCCAAATGGTAGGCTTGATGTTTCTGTGAACGGAAACGCTTTAATCAAAATAAGGAAGGATAAAGGTTCATCATCAGAAAAAGATCCCAATTCTAAATACTGTAAACACGGAAACAAAAATCGATCAACAATCATTCTGGTAGGGTCACTTCTTGGCAGCTCAGTATTTTTCAACATCATATTCTTGGCTGTTATCTTCGTGGTATTGTTGTTCGTGAACAAGACACTGAGAAAAAAAACGCACAAAACGAGTGTTTTGAGATCCAATCTCCATTCATTTACTTATGAAGAGCTTGAAGAAGCCACAGATGGGTTTTCGGAAGAGTTAGGAAGGGGTGCTTTCGGCATTGTGTATAAAGGATTCACGGAAGAAATGGGTTCCATTGCAGTGAAGAAATTAGACAAGGTGTTCCATCAAGGAGAAAAGGAATTCAAATCCGAAGTCAACACAATAGGTCAGACACATCACAAGAATTTGGTTCGGCTGCTCGGTTTCTGCGATGAGGGGCAACACAGACTGTTAGTATATGAGTTCATGAGCAACGGCAGCTTGGCGGATCTTCTTTTTGGGATTACTAAACCAGATTGGAATCGGCGGGTCCAATTTGCATTTGGCATATCAAGAGGACTTATGTATTTGCATGAAGAATGCAGCACCCAAATCATCCATTGTGATATAAAGCCTCAAAACATACTACTGGATGACAGTTTTACTGCAAGAATTTCAGACTTCGGATTGGCAAAGCTTTTGATAACTAGCCAAACTCGAGGTTCCACGGGGATTAGAGGGACTAGAGGATATGTCGCGCCAGAATGGTTCAGGAATACACCAGTCTCATCGAAAGTGGATGTTTATAGTTACGGAGTTATGCTACTAGAGATCATATGTTGCAGGAAGGGAGTCGTACCGGAGctagtagaagaagagataaaagCCATTCTCACCGATTGGGCATACGACTGCTACAGCCAAGGGAAACTAGAAGATTTGGTGGAGAATGATGAGGAAGTAATGAATGACATGAGGAGATTCGAGAGGCTGGTGATGATAGCTATTTGGTGTATTCAAGATGAACCATCACTTCGGCCATCCATGAAGAAAGTAACTCAGATGCTAGAGGGGGTACTTGAAGTTTCTGCACCCCCATGTCCTTACCAGTTTAAGGAATATGTTGGAAACAGCAGTGTATGCAATGACGTATAG